AAAGTTCGGCTTTCTCTATCGGAAATTCTTTATATGGCAATGCGTTGGGACTGACTACCCTGCAAAATACCGGTGTGGTATGGGAACAGATGCCGTCAATGTATATTCGCGGACTTAAAACACTGAACGGCAATAATGGAATCTTGCTGGTAGTGGACGGGATTGAACGGGATAATAACTGGCAGGCTCTGAAATACATCACTCCGGAAGAAGTGGAATCTGTCAGTGTGCTTCGTGATGCGGCTGCATTGGCTCTTTATGGCTATAGGGGAGTGAATGGTGTGGTCAATATTGTGACAAAACGTGGAAAATACAATACCCGTGAGATTAATTTCTCTTACGATCATGCTTTTAACTACATGACACGCAAGCCGGAAATGGCGGACGCTTATATGTATGCTTCCGCTCTGAATGAGGCATTGACTAATGATGGTAAGCAGGTGCACTATTCACAAAATGAGTTGAACGCGTTCAAGAATGGTACTTCTCCTTATCTTTATCCGAATGTAAACTGGTGGGAAGAGGTCTTTCGCGAACGTGGAACATCGGATATCGCCACATTGAGTTTCCGTGGCGGTTCTACTAAGATGCGTTATTATACGATGATGAACTTGCAGAACAACCGTGGGTTTATCAAGCATTACAACGCAACTCCGGATTATTCAACGCAGGAAAAGTATTCAAAAGCAAATTTCCGTTCAAATCTGGATATTGACTTGTCGCCGAAAACAAAGATGCAGGCCAATATTATGGGAATCTTGAATGAATTCAGCCGTCCGGGTATGGGCAGTGATAATTTGATAAGTAAACTGTATCAGTTACCTTCGGCTGCTTTCCCGGTTCGTACGGAAAGCGGATTGTGGGGAGGAAACACTACTTGGGGCGAGAACTGGAATCCGGTAGCGCTGACCGAAGGCCGTGCATATTCAAAAGGACACACTCGCGGATTGTATGCGGATATGTCTTTGCGTCAGGATTTGTCTTCTTTGACCGAAGGATTGGGAGCTTCTGTCCGTATGGGATATGACAATCTTGCTTCCTACTGGGAAAATCATACGAAGGGATATAAATATGGTATGGCAACAGTGGCTTCTTGGGAGAACGGAATGCCTGTGGCTGGTGAGGAATTGACCGGAGGTAAAGACACGGAAATGTCGGGTGACAGTAAACTCGACTGGCAATACCGCGCCTTTAATTTTCAGATGAATATCGATTGGCAACGTCAGTTTGGTGCGCACAATTTATACTCCATGTTGCTTTATTCTTATAAATATGATAATGCTAAAGGCATCAATAATACGTTCTATCGTCAGAATGTGGGCTGGTACACTCATTATGGCTTTAAGAACCGTTATTTCGCCGATTTTACATTGATGGCTTCTGCTTCCAACTTATTGGCGCCCGATCATCGCTGGAATGTATCTCCTACTGTCGGGCTGGCATGGCTCATTTCTAATGAGAAGTTCATGCAACATCAGAATGTGGTGGATTTCTTGAAACTACGGGCTTCGTTCGGTATGTTGAATACAGACAATATCCCCGGTAACGGCTATTGGAATGAGACGGTAGGCGGAGGCAACGGTTATCCGATAAACAACAACTTTGGTGGTGACGGTGGCTGGCAGGAAGGTCGTTTGGCTTCCGTAAACGGAACCACGGAAAAAGCCTATAAATACAATGCCGGTATAGACGCTACTTTGTTCAAAGGCTTGACTTTGACAGTGGATGGATTTTATGAAAGACGTTCAGATATCTGGGTGAGTTCTGCCGGACAGAATTCGGCGGTTCTCGGTGCAACCAGCTCTTATGTAAATGCTGGTATCGTAGATAGTTGGGGGACGGAAATCGGTGCCAATTATTTTAAGAAGATTGGTGGCGTGGAATTAAATCTGGGAGGAACCTTTACCTACAACCGAAGCAAAATCATAGAGATGCTGGAAGAACCTGCCGCTTATGACTATACACGTGCCACAGGCAATCCGGTAGGACAGATTTTTGGCTTGCAGGCCATTGGCTATTTTGTGGATCAGGCAGATATAGACAATAGTTTGCCACAGCAGTTTGGACCTGTAAAGGCCGGAGATATCAAATACAAGGATATGAACGGTGATAAAGTCATTAATTCGGATGATAGAGTGGCTATGGGATACAATAGTACCTGCCCTGAAACGTATTACTCGTTCAGTCTTGGTTTGGAATGGAAAGGATTGGGCTTTAGTGCGCAATTCCAGGGAGTAGGAAATTATACGGCAATCTTGTCTTCCAACTACTATCGCCCGTTGGTCGATAATACGACGATTTCTACTTATGCCTACCAAAATCGCTGGACACCGGAAACTCCGAATGCCCGCTTCCCGAGACTGACCACGGAAACTGTCGATAATAATCTACAGACAAGTTCATTGTGGCTGGCAGATCGTTCTTTCTTGAAGTTGCGCAACTGCGAAGTGTATTACAAACTTCCCTCATCCTGGCTGAGCAAATGCTGGATGAAGAATGCGAAAGTATATGTAAGAGGAGTCGATTTGCTTTGTTTCGATGGCATTGACCATTTAGATCCGGAAGCGATGAATAATTCTTATCCTGCTACCCGTTCTGTTCATGTAGGTTTGTCAGTAGGATTTTAACGTTTAACGCTATAAAAAGAAAGAAACTATGAAATTGAAAAATATATGCTTAGGAATAGCTTGTATAGCGGTGGTGTCAGCTTGCAGCGATAAGATGGATTATCATGAATATACGTCATACGACAAGGGGTATGTCTTTTCAGACTTTTCCCGGACTGCGGGATTTGTGAATAATATCTATAGTTATCTGGACACTGATTTGCCAAGCTATCAATCGTTGGCTTCTGCTTGTGACGAAGCGGAAATGGCTGTGACTTATTCATCCGTTCTTGACTATA
The Bacteroides caecimuris DNA segment above includes these coding regions:
- a CDS encoding SusC/RagA family TonB-linked outer membrane protein, with protein sequence MKKYKILALAMFACATLNGWAQSESNVTGKVLDKKGKPVAGALVSVEENPLVRVATDKNGRFEIVAVKGNRLKVQTGDDAMKVVKVGSSPELTVVMDYSSEKVNYGFGLQQTNAESTGAVSTVYAENIEKSSAFSIGNSLYGNALGLTTLQNTGVVWEQMPSMYIRGLKTLNGNNGILLVVDGIERDNNWQALKYITPEEVESVSVLRDAAALALYGYRGVNGVVNIVTKRGKYNTREINFSYDHAFNYMTRKPEMADAYMYASALNEALTNDGKQVHYSQNELNAFKNGTSPYLYPNVNWWEEVFRERGTSDIATLSFRGGSTKMRYYTMMNLQNNRGFIKHYNATPDYSTQEKYSKANFRSNLDIDLSPKTKMQANIMGILNEFSRPGMGSDNLISKLYQLPSAAFPVRTESGLWGGNTTWGENWNPVALTEGRAYSKGHTRGLYADMSLRQDLSSLTEGLGASVRMGYDNLASYWENHTKGYKYGMATVASWENGMPVAGEELTGGKDTEMSGDSKLDWQYRAFNFQMNIDWQRQFGAHNLYSMLLYSYKYDNAKGINNTFYRQNVGWYTHYGFKNRYFADFTLMASASNLLAPDHRWNVSPTVGLAWLISNEKFMQHQNVVDFLKLRASFGMLNTDNIPGNGYWNETVGGGNGYPINNNFGGDGGWQEGRLASVNGTTEKAYKYNAGIDATLFKGLTLTVDGFYERRSDIWVSSAGQNSAVLGATSSYVNAGIVDSWGTEIGANYFKKIGGVELNLGGTFTYNRSKIIEMLEEPAAYDYTRATGNPVGQIFGLQAIGYFVDQADIDNSLPQQFGPVKAGDIKYKDMNGDKVINSDDRVAMGYNSTCPETYYSFSLGLEWKGLGFSAQFQGVGNYTAILSSNYYRPLVDNTTISTYAYQNRWTPETPNARFPRLTTETVDNNLQTSSLWLADRSFLKLRNCEVYYKLPSSWLSKCWMKNAKVYVRGVDLLCFDGIDHLDPEAMNNSYPATRSVHVGLSVGF